Proteins co-encoded in one Nicotiana sylvestris chromosome 7, ASM39365v2, whole genome shotgun sequence genomic window:
- the LOC104214112 gene encoding zinc-finger homeodomain protein 4-like isoform X1 has product MEVPNEEGEMAMPINSAYGHGHMIHHDPAPQNNHIIPSSQIITSKNGPPISSNKKMMKYKECLENHAAAMGGNATDGCGEFMPSGEEGTFEFLTCSVCNCHRNFHRKETEGELVRKVYVGHPHKAFVYPASRAAPHQMIMSYNNHMGSIPGINQEDGIINGGCGVMARPLNYQQLVKKRFRTKFSQEQKEKMLNFAEKIGWKMQKQEEAMVQQFCQQVGVKRRLLKVWMHNLAKKNSNDINTESQV; this is encoded by the coding sequence ATGGAAGTTCCAAACGAAGAAGGAGAAATGGCAATGCCAATTAACAGCGCATATGGTCATGGGCACATGATCCATCATGACCCTGCACCCCAAAATAATCACATAATACCCTCTTCACAAATAATAACTTCCAAAAATGGACCCCCAATTTCCTCTAATAAGAAAATGATGAAGTACAAGGAATGCCTCGAGAACCATGCAGCAGCTATGGGTGGAAATGCAACTGATGGATGTGGAGAATTCATGCCTAGTGGTGAAGAAGGTACTTTTGAATTCCTCACTTGCTCTGTTTGCAATTGCCATAGAAATTTCCATAGAAAAGAAACAGAAGGTGAGCTCGTAAGAAAAGTTTATGTGGGACATCCTCATAAAGCATTTGTGTACCCTGCTTCTAGAGCAGCACCACATCAGATGATAATGTCTTATAATAACCACATGGGATCAATACCAGGTATTAATCAAGAAGATGGTATAATAAATGGTGGTTGTGGGGTTATGGCTAGGCCACTTAATTATCAACAATTGGTGAAGAAGAGATTCAGAACAAAGTTTAGTCAAGAACAAAAGGAGAAAATGCTCAACTTTGCTGAGAAAATTGGGTGGAAGATGCAAAAGCAAGAGGAAGCTATGGTTCAACAGTTTTGTCAACAAGTTGGAGTTAAAAGAAGACTACTTAAGGTTTGGATGCACAATCTTGCCAAGAAAAACTCCAATGACATTAATACTGAGAGTCAAGTTTGA
- the LOC104214112 gene encoding zinc-finger homeodomain protein 4-like isoform X2: protein MEVPNEEGEMAMPINSAYGHGHMIHHDPAPQNNHIIPSSQIITSKNGPPISSNKKMMKYKECLENHAAAMGGNATDGCGEFMPSGEEGINQEDGIINGGCGVMARPLNYQQLVKKRFRTKFSQEQKEKMLNFAEKIGWKMQKQEEAMVQQFCQQVGVKRRLLKVWMHNLAKKNSNDINTESQV from the exons ATGGAAGTTCCAAACGAAGAAGGAGAAATGGCAATGCCAATTAACAGCGCATATGGTCATGGGCACATGATCCATCATGACCCTGCACCCCAAAATAATCACATAATACCCTCTTCACAAATAATAACTTCCAAAAATGGACCCCCAATTTCCTCTAATAAGAAAATGATGAAGTACAAGGAATGCCTCGAGAACCATGCAGCAGCTATGGGTGGAAATGCAACTGATGGATGTGGAGAATTCATGCCTAGTGGTGAAGAAG GTATTAATCAAGAAGATGGTATAATAAATGGTGGTTGTGGGGTTATGGCTAGGCCACTTAATTATCAACAATTGGTGAAGAAGAGATTCAGAACAAAGTTTAGTCAAGAACAAAAGGAGAAAATGCTCAACTTTGCTGAGAAAATTGGGTGGAAGATGCAAAAGCAAGAGGAAGCTATGGTTCAACAGTTTTGTCAACAAGTTGGAGTTAAAAGAAGACTACTTAAGGTTTGGATGCACAATCTTGCCAAGAAAAACTCCAATGACATTAATACTGAGAGTCAAGTTTGA